One Aerosakkonema funiforme FACHB-1375 genomic region harbors:
- a CDS encoding glycosyltransferase family 39 protein, with protein sequence MIGNKDKSSHKWIHPNGVKFLIIALLVLGVFFRFVNLDKKVYWGDEVFTSLRIAGYTLTEATQELFNNKPKTLAELHQYQQPRPDKGITDTIKSLAAEDSQHPPLYYIIAHYWEKLFGSELAVKRSLPALISLLAFPGIYFLCWELFNSPMVGWVAVTIVAVSPFHVLYAQEVREYSLWTVTILLSSWLLLRAMRLNTKFSWIIYAASLPLLLYTYLFSILIAIGQAIYVFVSEGWRWHKKQIAFLFASSFGLLTFTPWLWIVVNSLSSIQSTTSQFAEKVDLRSLLQIWSFNLSRVFIDLDSQGKVVNFGNPIAVVIRVAVILSIAILVGYSIYFICDRTPKRVWLFILTLMGVTGLALILPDLIVGGIRSGVPRYLVPCYLGIQLAVAYTIFMMCYAEIFPHTSYGNTGFDSGGIFSLGINSKKFSHLWRSIALAMLSVGVLSCTISSQAESWWNKYGSYYNPEVARIINQHKSPLVISSGYVPRVLSLSYFLQPEVKIQFIPQANISQIPPGFTEVFLYRPSAEKLKYRRWQQLNYKIETVYRSPPIYDYLEPISRHSDIWIWKLTKRS encoded by the coding sequence TTGATTGGGAATAAAGATAAGTCCAGCCATAAGTGGATTCATCCAAATGGCGTAAAGTTTTTAATTATCGCTCTGTTAGTTCTGGGCGTATTTTTTCGCTTCGTAAATTTGGATAAAAAAGTATACTGGGGAGATGAAGTTTTTACGTCATTGCGGATTGCCGGTTACACGTTGACAGAAGCAACACAGGAATTATTCAATAACAAACCAAAAACTCTCGCAGAGTTACACCAGTATCAGCAACCTCGTCCCGACAAAGGTATAACCGATACTATTAAATCTTTGGCAGCGGAAGACTCCCAACATCCGCCATTATATTATATAATCGCCCATTATTGGGAAAAGTTATTTGGTTCTGAATTGGCAGTGAAAAGAAGTTTACCTGCCCTCATTAGTTTGTTAGCTTTCCCTGGCATTTATTTTTTATGTTGGGAATTATTTAACTCACCGATGGTAGGCTGGGTAGCAGTAACAATTGTCGCAGTTTCCCCGTTCCACGTACTTTACGCACAAGAAGTACGGGAGTATAGCTTGTGGACAGTTACTATATTGTTATCCAGTTGGTTATTGCTGCGAGCTATGCGCCTTAACACAAAATTTAGCTGGATAATCTATGCAGCTAGTTTACCATTATTATTGTATACTTACTTATTCTCGATATTAATTGCGATCGGACAAGCAATTTATGTATTTGTAAGCGAAGGATGGCGCTGGCACAAGAAACAAATAGCATTTTTGTTCGCATCCAGCTTTGGGTTGCTAACATTTACGCCTTGGTTGTGGATTGTTGTTAATAGTTTGTCTAGTATTCAAAGTACAACCAGTCAGTTTGCAGAAAAAGTAGACCTGCGGTCTTTGCTGCAAATTTGGAGCTTTAACCTTAGCCGCGTTTTTATAGATTTAGATAGTCAGGGTAAAGTTGTAAATTTTGGCAATCCAATTGCAGTGGTTATCCGAGTAGCTGTTATATTAAGCATCGCTATTTTGGTAGGATACTCGATTTATTTTATTTGCGATCGCACTCCCAAAAGAGTATGGTTATTTATCTTAACTTTAATGGGCGTGACAGGGCTTGCCCTCATACTCCCCGATTTAATTGTAGGTGGTATCCGCTCTGGCGTTCCTCGTTATCTCGTACCCTGTTATTTGGGCATTCAACTAGCAGTCGCTTATACTATTTTTATGATGTGTTACGCAGAAATTTTCCCGCACACCTCTTATGGTAACACCGGGTTCGATAGCGGGGGGATTTTCAGTTTAGGAATCAACAGCAAAAAATTTTCTCATCTGTGGCGATCGATCGCCCTGGCGATGCTATCAGTAGGTGTTTTATCATGTACTATTAGTTCTCAAGCCGAATCTTGGTGGAACAAATATGGCAGCTATTACAATCCTGAAGTAGCTAGGATTATTAACCAGCACAAAAGCCCCCTTGTCATCAGTAGCGGTTATGTGCCCAGAGTCTTATCTCTTAGCTATTTCCTCCAACCAGAAGTCAAGATTCAGTTTATCCCCCAAGCAAATATATCGCAAATTCCCCCTGGCTTTACCGAAGTATTTTTATATCGACCTTCAGCAGAGAAATTAAAATATCGACGTTGGCAACAACTGAATTATAAAATAGAAACAGTATATCGATCGCCGCCTATTTACGATTACCTGGAGCCAATTTCCCGCCATAGCGATATCTGGATCTGGAAATTAACGAAACGATCGTGA
- a CDS encoding calcium-binding protein, whose amino-acid sequence MPEITLTAGNDTFTGGAPGDTILGLAGNDTLTATAGGVVLAGNQGDDYLQAFVAGNTLFGGQGNDTIKSGSNSLVQGDKGKDSLVATFGDTLLGGDDNDTLVGAAASILYGNAGNDSLLGAATATLYGGQGGDILRGNGSGWLYGEADNDTLEGKAGDTVLGGDGNDSLLASGSALLFGNAGNDMLTIAGGVSGATLFGGQGNDTLLGGDTNSGGAGGNLLKGDKGNDYLVAGRTGTKADTLYGGEDSDTLIGTDQGELLVGGTTTTGADTADGADYIVAKAGADTIYGGDGADTVDGGSGADSILGGAGDDILFGGVGTEADTLIGGDGNDTLTGWGGGDILIGGDGADYFVFTGGTFATTALSPEQGAIATLSDLGIDTIIGFQVGVDKIVLDGNGTVPGFTNPTPIFQNLSVTNPPSLSFITGTLSADTAQGLIVYNKDTGALFYNPDGSGTSGATQFLTLDSGLPLSPLDFIIV is encoded by the coding sequence ATGCCTGAAATAACACTAACTGCGGGAAACGATACTTTTACTGGCGGTGCCCCAGGGGATACTATACTCGGACTGGCAGGAAATGACACCCTGACAGCTACTGCTGGCGGTGTCGTACTTGCAGGTAACCAAGGGGACGATTACCTCCAAGCTTTCGTAGCCGGCAATACCCTCTTTGGTGGCCAGGGTAATGACACGATTAAAAGTGGTTCTAATAGCCTCGTACAGGGAGATAAAGGCAAGGACAGCCTGGTAGCGACTTTTGGCGATACCTTGTTGGGCGGTGACGATAACGACACCCTGGTGGGAGCCGCAGCATCTATCCTCTACGGTAACGCTGGTAATGACAGCCTGCTCGGTGCTGCAACTGCAACGCTTTATGGCGGTCAGGGTGGAGATATCCTCAGAGGTAATGGCTCCGGCTGGTTGTATGGCGAGGCAGACAACGACACCCTCGAAGGTAAAGCTGGGGATACCGTGCTAGGCGGTGATGGTAATGACAGCCTCCTGGCCAGTGGTAGCGCTCTCCTGTTCGGCAATGCAGGCAACGATATGCTGACCATTGCTGGTGGTGTCTCTGGTGCCACACTTTTCGGCGGCCAAGGTAATGACACCCTTTTGGGTGGTGATACAAACAGCGGCGGTGCTGGCGGCAACCTCTTGAAGGGTGATAAGGGCAACGACTACCTAGTAGCAGGTCGTACAGGCACGAAAGCCGATACTCTGTACGGCGGTGAGGACAGCGACACCCTTATCGGTACCGATCAGGGAGAATTACTGGTGGGTGGTACTACTACCACAGGTGCTGACACTGCCGATGGCGCTGACTACATTGTTGCCAAAGCTGGTGCTGATACCATATACGGTGGAGATGGTGCTGATACCGTGGACGGCGGAAGTGGTGCTGACAGCATTTTGGGCGGCGCTGGCGATGATATCCTCTTTGGTGGTGTTGGTACTGAAGCTGACACCTTAATCGGTGGCGACGGCAACGATACCCTGACTGGTTGGGGTGGTGGTGACATCCTAATTGGTGGTGATGGTGCCGATTACTTCGTGTTTACTGGCGGTACATTCGCAACGACCGCACTATCACCAGAGCAGGGAGCCATCGCCACCTTGAGCGATCTGGGGATAGATACTATCATAGGCTTCCAGGTAGGAGTAGACAAGATTGTTCTGGATGGGAATGGTACTGTACCTGGCTTTACTAACCCAACTCCGATATTCCAGAACTTGAGCGTTACCAATCCGCCATCACTTTCATTTATCACCGGAACCTTATCAGCTGATACAGCTCAAGGTTTGATTGTTTACAACAAGGACACTGGTGCCTTGTTCTATAACCCAGATGGTTCTGGCACATCGGGAGCTACTCAGTTCCTGACTTTAGATTCAGGCTTACCTCTCTCACCGTTAGACTTCATCATCGTCTAG
- a CDS encoding sulfotransferase domain-containing protein codes for MKIDSKERKPDFLIIGAQRGGTTSMYGYINSHPQVVPAQRKEVHFFDFNFHKGADWYRDQFARFAKSVDRETVQQDVAKVENNFLIGFITGEASPYYLFHPLVPQRVYNLFPQIKLIVLLRNPVARAISHYYHEVKLGFENLSLEDAIAEEEFRLKGELEKILSRETYYSFNHQHYTYLSRGIYIEQIANWMSFFPKEQFLILKSEDFYNDPQAILHQVFDFLRLRPHKLDKYDKWNTADYDIEDVSEATHHQLKQYFQPYNRKLSEYLGRDFDWE; via the coding sequence ATGAAAATAGACAGCAAAGAACGAAAACCTGACTTCTTGATTATAGGAGCCCAAAGGGGTGGAACTACCTCTATGTACGGTTATATAAATTCTCATCCCCAGGTTGTCCCAGCCCAAAGAAAAGAAGTACATTTCTTTGACTTTAACTTTCATAAAGGTGCTGATTGGTATCGAGATCAATTTGCCAGATTTGCTAAATCTGTTGACCGGGAAACGGTACAACAAGATGTTGCAAAAGTAGAAAATAATTTTCTTATTGGGTTTATCACCGGTGAAGCTAGTCCTTATTACCTTTTTCATCCTTTGGTTCCCCAGCGCGTTTACAATTTATTTCCCCAAATCAAGCTAATTGTGCTGTTGAGAAATCCGGTTGCTAGAGCAATTTCTCATTACTATCATGAGGTAAAGTTAGGATTCGAGAATCTGTCCCTAGAGGATGCGATCGCAGAAGAAGAATTTCGGCTCAAAGGCGAACTCGAAAAAATATTAAGCCGGGAAACTTACTACAGCTTCAATCATCAGCATTATACCTACCTTTCCAGAGGTATTTATATCGAGCAGATCGCAAATTGGATGTCCTTTTTTCCTAAAGAACAATTTTTGATCCTCAAAAGCGAGGATTTTTACAACGATCCGCAAGCCATTTTACATCAAGTATTTGATTTTCTACGTTTGCGTCCTCACAAGCTTGATAAATATGACAAATGGAATACTGCCGATTATGACATAGAAGATGTTAGCGAAGCAACACACCATCAACTAAAACAATATTTTCAGCCTTATAACCGCAAATTATCAGAGTATTTGGGGAGAGATTTTGATTGGGAATAA
- a CDS encoding RNA-guided endonuclease InsQ/TnpB family protein: MLKSFHTKLNLNNQQRTLAAKHAGVARHAWNWGLEICLKALSANEKLPSAIDLHKRLVAEIKSANPWYYQVSKCAPQQALRHLFKAFGHFFKVPGRGKPKFKKKNIKDGFYLEGSITVSGNRIKLPIFGWVRCHEILPAIKPKNVTITKRASDWYVSFRYELEAKPSPKTRQRIGVDIGIKSLATCSDGSVFPNAKAYRKTQRKLAHLQRSICRKLQGSINRTKANLKVARLHRRIANIRQDALHKLTSWLAKNHSEIVIEDLNISGMLKNHRLASAIADSGFYEFKRQLEYKASWYGATVIKVDKFYPSSQLCSCCQHRQKMPLSARIFKCANCGIELDRDFNASVNLEHWQAIIDYPLTVSSTGIACGGSHQLNGTAIKDSMKQEGNVKLSINQAFEVCE; the protein is encoded by the coding sequence TTGCTCAAAAGCTTCCATACAAAACTTAACCTGAACAACCAACAGCGTACCCTAGCAGCCAAACACGCAGGCGTAGCCAGACACGCTTGGAATTGGGGATTAGAAATTTGTTTGAAAGCTTTGTCGGCCAACGAAAAGCTACCAAGCGCGATCGATCTTCACAAGCGATTGGTAGCCGAAATAAAATCAGCAAATCCTTGGTACTACCAAGTATCAAAGTGCGCTCCTCAACAAGCTTTAAGGCATTTATTCAAAGCTTTTGGGCATTTCTTTAAAGTACCTGGTCGAGGCAAACCAAAATTCAAAAAGAAGAATATCAAAGACGGTTTTTACTTAGAAGGTAGTATCACTGTGAGTGGCAACCGAATTAAATTACCTATTTTTGGATGGGTGAGATGCCACGAAATACTACCTGCAATTAAGCCCAAAAACGTTACCATTACAAAAAGAGCTTCGGATTGGTATGTCAGTTTTAGATACGAGCTAGAAGCCAAACCATCTCCAAAAACAAGGCAGCGGATCGGAGTAGATATTGGCATCAAATCCTTAGCCACTTGTTCCGATGGTAGCGTTTTCCCAAATGCCAAAGCTTACCGTAAAACCCAAAGAAAATTGGCTCATCTACAACGCTCGATCTGCCGCAAGCTTCAAGGCTCTATTAACCGAACAAAAGCTAATCTGAAAGTAGCTAGACTACATAGAAGAATAGCTAATATCAGACAAGACGCACTGCATAAATTGACTTCTTGGTTAGCTAAGAACCACAGCGAAATAGTCATCGAAGATTTGAATATCTCCGGGATGCTCAAGAATCATCGTTTAGCTAGTGCCATTGCTGATAGCGGTTTTTATGAGTTCAAAAGGCAACTAGAGTACAAAGCTAGTTGGTACGGCGCAACAGTGATTAAAGTTGATAAATTCTATCCGAGTTCACAGCTTTGTAGCTGTTGCCAGCATCGACAAAAAATGCCATTGTCAGCACGAATATTCAAATGCGCTAACTGTGGCATTGAATTAGATCGGGATTTTAATGCCAGTGTCAATTTAGAACACTGGCAGGCCATAATTGATTATCCTTTAACCGTCAGTTCGACGGGGATTGCCTGTGGAGGGTCACACCAACTTAATGGCACTGCTATTAAGGATTCGATGAAGCAGGAAGGAAACGTCAAACTCTCTATCAATCAGGCTTTCGAGGTCTGTGAGTAA
- a CDS encoding glycosyltransferase family 4 protein, with protein MRILFLHPNFPAQFRHVATLLGKDPNNEVVFATKIENAEWQIPGVRKVLFKVSREARAETHHYVRFLENGVLHGQGMFRVAEQLKAEGFVPDVIYGHSGWGPTLFMKDAFPNSQLMCYFEWFYHAIGSDADFDPAEPLSVDDMARIRIKNAPILIDLYSCDWGISPTHWQKSQFPEEFHSKITVLHDGVDTDYFKPNPDAKLILPNLDLSGVDEIVTYVGRGMEPYRGFPEFIESLAYVQERRPNCHVVIVGSDRVCYGRSLPNNETYKDHMLKKVPLDLSRIHFVGSLPYGLYLKVIQASSAHIYLTRPFVLSWSMIEAMSTGCLVIGSDTPPVREIIRDGENGLLVDFFSPKQIADRIDEVLDHPTRMAEIRQKARQTVLEQYSHDILLPRHIQLIEDVANRGLSPQQNIASSLERQTQDFALAQGWEQQP; from the coding sequence ATGCGAATTCTTTTCCTGCATCCTAACTTCCCAGCCCAATTTCGCCATGTGGCGACACTTTTAGGCAAAGACCCCAACAATGAAGTTGTCTTTGCGACAAAAATCGAAAACGCCGAGTGGCAAATTCCCGGCGTCCGCAAAGTGTTGTTCAAAGTAAGCCGGGAAGCGCGAGCGGAAACGCACCACTACGTCCGCTTCTTAGAAAACGGCGTTCTGCACGGGCAGGGAATGTTTCGGGTAGCCGAACAGCTCAAAGCAGAAGGCTTTGTGCCAGATGTAATCTACGGGCATTCTGGCTGGGGGCCAACCTTATTTATGAAGGATGCGTTCCCCAACTCTCAGCTGATGTGTTATTTCGAGTGGTTTTATCACGCCATTGGGTCAGATGCTGACTTCGACCCAGCAGAACCCTTATCTGTGGATGATATGGCCCGAATTCGCATCAAGAACGCGCCGATTTTGATCGACTTATACAGTTGTGACTGGGGCATATCGCCAACTCACTGGCAAAAGTCGCAGTTTCCCGAAGAATTCCACAGTAAGATTACAGTGCTGCACGATGGTGTAGATACCGACTACTTTAAGCCCAACCCTGACGCAAAACTGATCCTGCCCAATCTGGATTTGTCAGGAGTTGATGAAATTGTCACTTATGTGGGGCGGGGGATGGAACCTTATCGCGGTTTTCCGGAATTTATCGAAAGCCTTGCCTACGTGCAAGAGAGGCGTCCCAATTGCCATGTAGTTATTGTAGGGTCCGATCGCGTTTGTTACGGCAGATCTTTGCCCAACAACGAAACCTACAAAGACCATATGCTCAAGAAAGTACCCCTCGATTTATCGCGAATTCACTTCGTCGGCTCCCTACCTTACGGACTGTATCTCAAAGTCATTCAAGCATCCTCAGCCCATATCTATTTAACTCGGCCATTCGTGTTATCTTGGTCGATGATTGAAGCAATGTCTACCGGATGCTTGGTGATTGGCTCCGACACGCCACCAGTGCGGGAAATTATCCGCGATGGCGAAAATGGTTTGCTGGTGGATTTCTTTTCCCCCAAGCAGATTGCCGACAGAATCGATGAAGTGTTGGATCATCCCACCCGCATGGCAGAAATTCGTCAAAAGGCTCGGCAAACTGTTCTCGAACAATATTCCCATGACATTTTGCTGCCCCGCCACATTCAGCTGATTGAAGATGTAGCTAATCGTGGGCTGTCACCGCAACAGAATATCGCGTCAAGCCTTGAGCGACAAACTCAAGATTTTGCCTTAGCGCAGGGGTGGGAGCAGCAGCCATAA